A single Oryza brachyantha chromosome 8, ObraRS2, whole genome shotgun sequence DNA region contains:
- the LOC102712105 gene encoding ACT domain-containing protein ACR4-like — MMACGSPRTEVVDEFEKLVIRMNPPRVTVDNTSDMTATLVKVDSANKYGTLLEVVQVLTDLKLTIKRAYISSDGEWFMDVFHVVDQEGNKLYDCQVIDRIELSLGAGSLSFRAPERSVGVEAEAEAAQTAIELIGKDRPGLLSEVFAVLTDLKCNIVASEVWTHDARMAALVYVTDADTLGAIDDPDRLDSVKRLLRHLLRGGSGGGGSGPRDRKAAARAAIPSRVAAAAHAPRRLHQMMHDDRARCGDAAGSDDVEGGRGRPVVEVVDCAERDYTLVNVRCRDRPKLLFDTVCTLTDMQYVVFHGTVIAEGSEAYQEYYIRHLDDSPVTSGVEREHLRRCLEAAIQRRNTEQGVRLELCCEDRVGLLSDVTRIFREHGLSVTHAEVATRAARAANVFYVVDASGEAVQAQAVEAVRAEIGEQVLFVREDAAGAGAAGGPRSPPGRDRRSLGNMIRSRSEKFLYNLGLIRSCS, encoded by the exons ATGATGGCCTGTGGGTCTCCCCGCACTGAGGTGGTCGATGAGTTCGAGAAGCTTGTCATTAGAATGAACCCTCCAAG GGTCACCGTGGATAATACCTCAGACATGACTGCCACCTTGGTGAAG GTGGACAGTGCAAACAAGTATGGGACCTTGCTGGAGGTGGTTCAGGTGCTGACTGATCTGAAGCTGACCATAAAAAGGGCCTACATTTCCTCTGATGGAGAGTGGTTCATGGATG TATTCCATGTCGTGGATCAGGAAGGGAACAAACTTTATGATTGCCAAGTCATTGACAGAATTGAGCTG TCGCTGGGAGCTGGGTCGCTGAGCTTCCGGGCGCCGGAGAGGTCGGTgggggtggaggcggaggcggaggcggcgcagacggCCATCGAGCTGATCGGCAAGGACCGGCCGGGCCTCCTGTCGGAGGTGTTCGCCGTGCTCACCGACCTCAAGTGCAACATCGTGGCGTCGGAGGTGTGGACGCACGACGCGCGCATGGCGGCGCTGGTGTACGTGACGGACGCCGACACGCTCGGCGCCATCGACGACCCGGACCGCCTCGACTCGGTGAAGCGGCTGCTCCGCCACCTCCTgcgcggcgggagcggcggcggcggaagcggcCCGCGGGACAGGaaggccgccgcccgcgccgccatcccgtcgcgcgtcgccgccgccgcgcacgccCCGCGCCGGCTCCACCAGATGATGCACGACGACCGCGCCCGGtgcggcgacgccgccggctccgacgacgtcgagggcggccgcggccgccccgTCGTCGAGGTCGTCGACTGCGCCGAGCGCGACTACACCCTGGTGAACGTGCGGTGCCGCGACCGGCCGAAGCTGCTGTTCGACACCGTGTGCACCCTCACCGACATGCAGTACGTCGTCTTCCACGGCACCGTCATCGCCGAGGGCTCCGAGGCGTACCAG GAGTACTACATCCGCCACCTCGACGACAGCCCGGTCACCTCCGGCGTCGAACGGGAgcacctccgccgctgcctcgaGGCCGCCATCCAACGCCGCAACACCGA GCAGGGGGTGAGGCTGGAGCTGTGCTGCGAGGACAGGGTCGGGCTGCTATCCGACGTGACGAGGATATTCCGGGAGCACGGGCTGTCGGTGACGCACGCGGAGGTGGCGACaagggcggcgcgggcggcgaacGTGTTCTACGTGGTGGACGCGTCGGGGGAGGCGGTGCAGGCGCAGGCCGTCGAGGCGGTGCGCGCGGAGATCGGCGAGCAGGTCCTGTTCGTCCGggaggacgccgccggcgccggcgccgccggcgggcccAGGTCGCCGCCCGGCCGCGACCGCCGCTCCCTCGGCAACATGATCAGGTCACGGTCGGAGAAGTTCCTCTACAACCTCGGCCTCATCAGATCCTGCTCCTAG
- the LOC102702309 gene encoding ACT domain-containing protein ACR6-like, which produces MARCGELVEEEDDDEYAKLVRRMNPPSVVIDNDSCDSATVIRVDRVKKHGILLEAVQVLVDLNLVITKAYISSDGNWFMDVFNVTDQDGNKLQNTEVTDCIKKCLESEDYLVPPASGLDGGAAPSEETTCVELTGTDRPGLLSEVCAVLASLSCNIVNAEVWTHDRRAAAVIQITDEATGLPVRDGRRLSQLQELLGNVMQGDSDGGGDRKGSTAVSLGAAHAERRLHRLMLDDADGDAGGEERSGGVAVKPKAKVVVMDCTERRYTVVILRCRDRPRLLFDTLCALTDLHYVVFHGTVDAEGGSSKEAYQEYYVRHVDGHPVRCDAERLRLVRCLVAAVERRASDGLELEVKTEDRAGLLSEITRVFRENSLSIIRAVITTKDGEADDTFYVSDAYGNPVNGKAMETLGEQLGHAVLRVKSNSRAAIKRAEDGGGGAASIIGNLLKGSFQGFRLIRSYS; this is translated from the exons ATGGCGAGGTGCGGCGagctggtggaggaggaggacgacgacgagtacGCCAAGTTGGTCAGGAGGATGAACCCGCCCAG TGTTGTGATAGACAATGACTCGTGCGACAGTGCAACTGTCATCCGG GTTGATAGGGTCAAGAAGCATGGCATTTTACTGGAGGCTGTTCAAGTACTTGTGGACCTGAACCTCGTCATCACCAAGGCCTACATTTCTTCAGATGGCAACTGGTTCATGGACG TGTTCAATGTGACCGATCAGGACGGTAACAAGCTGCAGAACACGGAGGTCACTGACTGCATCAAGAAA TGCTTGGAGTCGGAGGATTACCTggtgccgccggcgagcgggcTGGACGGTGGCGCTGCGCCGTCGGAGGAGACCACCTGTGTTGAGCTGACCGGCACCGACCGGCCGGGGCTTCTCTCCGAGGTGTGCGCCGTGCTGGCCTCGCTGAGCTGCAACATTGTGAATGCCGAGGTGTGGACGCACGAcaggcgcgccgccgccgtcatccAGATCACTGACGAGGCCACCGGGCTCCCCGtccgcgacggccggcggctgTCCCAGCTGCAGGAGCTTCTCGGCAACGTCATGCAGggggacagcgacggcggcggtgacagGAAGGGCAGCACCGCCGTGTCCCTGGGCGCGGCGCACGCCGAGAGGCGCCTGCACAGGCTCATGCTCGACGatgccgacggcgacgccggcggtgaggagaGGAGCGGTGGCGTGGCGGTCAAGCCgaaggcgaaggtggtggtgatggacTGCACGGAGCGGCGGTACACGGTGGTGATCCTCCGGTGCAGGGACCGGCCGCGGCTGCTGTTCGACACGCTGTGCGCGCTCACCGACCTGCACTACGTCGTCTTCCATGGCACCGTCGACGCcgagggcggcagcagcaaGGAGGCCTACCAA GAGTACTACGTCCGGCACGTCGACGGCCACCCCGTGCGCTGCGACGCCGAGCGGCTCCGCCTCGTCCGCTGCCTCGTGGCCGCCGTCGAGCGCCGCGCCTCCGAC GGGCTGGAGCTGGAGGTGAAGACGGAGGACAGGGCGGGGCTCCTGTCGGAGATCACGCGCGTGTTCCGGGAGAACAGCCTGTCGATCATCCGGGCGGTGATCACCACCAaggacggcgaggccgacgacACCTTCTACGTCTCCGACGCCTACGGCAACCCCGTCAACGGAAAGGCCATGGAGACGCTCGGCGAGCAGCTCGGCCACGCCGTGCTGCGTGTCAAGAGCAACAGCCGCGCCGCCATCAAGCGcgccgaggacggcggcggcggcgcggcgtccatCATTGGCAACCTGCTCAAGGGCTCGTTCCAGGGGTTCAGGCTCATCCGATCCTACtcctga
- the LOC102702588 gene encoding uncharacterized protein LOC102702588 isoform X1 gives MLHYICMKLLERPSLYMVLFSFLQFLCTGTNMSDSVLKDLNLAQSAELEKPKDSSAKSCITKPVLNENAPPACPDAVTNGCEAGNADVEYIDSENLTDLPDAGATLGTLVARLDSKDWVMTCEALNNVRQLAIYHKDRLQELLEPLVPLIVKSVKNPRSAVCKTALMTCADIFKAYGDLMVDSIDPLLVQLFLKSSQDKRFVCEAAEAALISMTSWIAPSALLPKVQPYLKNRNPRIRAKASMCFSKSVPHFVVEGIKEYGMDKLVQIAATQLSDQLPESREAARKLALELQAFYEKSQASSSGEVDDDTPATSPDAESWEAFCQSKLSALSAQAILRVTSTTREGVAVGVTSTTTKEGVTVGC, from the exons ATGCTTCACTATATTTGTATGAAACTTTTGGAGAGGCCCAGTTTGTACATggtcttattttcttttctacaaTTCCTCTGCACAGGTACAAATATGTCAGACAGTGTGTTGAAAGATCTGAATCTAGCTCAATCAGCAGAGCTGGAGAAACCCAAGGACAGCTCGGCGAAGTCTTGCATCACCAAGCCTGTCTTGAATGAAAATGCTCCACCTGCATGCCCTGATGCTGTGACTAATGGGTGTGAAGCTGGAAATGCTGATGTTGAGTATATTGATTCTGAGAATCTGACAGATCTCCCAGATGCTGGCGCAACCCTTGGT ACTTTAGTTGCAAGGTTGGATTCAAAAGACTGGGTTATGACTTGTGAAGCTCTTAATAATGTACGTCAGTTGGCAATATATCACAAGGATAGATTGCAGGAACTTCT GGAACCTCTAGTTCCTCTTATTGTGAAATCTGTCAAGAATCCAAGGAGCGCTGTCTGTAAAACTGCACTCATGACCTGTGCTGATATTTTCAAGGCATATGGTGACCTAATGGTTGACTCAATTGATCCACTG TTAGTGCAGCTATTTCTAAAATCGTCACAAGATAAGCGTTTTGTCTGTGAAGCTGCTGAGGCAGCTCTGATATCGATGACAAGCTGGATTGCTCCTTCTGCTTTGTTACCGAAAGTGCAGCCCTACCTTAAGAACAGGAATCCACGAATTCGAGCAAAAGCATCAATGTGTTTCAGCAAGAGCGTACCACACTTT GTTGTGGAGGGAATTAAAGAATATGGAATGGATAAGCTTGTTCAGATTGCAGCAACTCAGCTTAGTGACCAGCTTCCTGAATCAAGGGAGGCTGCTCGCAAGCTTGCCTTGGAGCTACAAGCGTTCTATGAGAAGTCACAAGCGTCGAGttctggtgaagttgatgatgacaCACCTGCCACCTCACCTGATGCTGAATCATGGGAAGCATTCTGCCAATCAAAACTTTCCGCATTGAGTGCACAAGCAATCCTTCGTGTCACCTCTACAACGAGAGAGGGTGTAGCTGTGGGTGTCACCTCTACCACTACGAAAGAAGGTGTAACTGTTGGTTGCTAG
- the LOC102702588 gene encoding uncharacterized protein LOC102702588 isoform X2, with the protein MSDSVLKDLNLAQSAELEKPKDSSAKSCITKPVLNENAPPACPDAVTNGCEAGNADVEYIDSENLTDLPDAGATLGTLVARLDSKDWVMTCEALNNVRQLAIYHKDRLQELLEPLVPLIVKSVKNPRSAVCKTALMTCADIFKAYGDLMVDSIDPLLVQLFLKSSQDKRFVCEAAEAALISMTSWIAPSALLPKVQPYLKNRNPRIRAKASMCFSKSVPHFVVEGIKEYGMDKLVQIAATQLSDQLPESREAARKLALELQAFYEKSQASSSGEVDDDTPATSPDAESWEAFCQSKLSALSAQAILRVTSTTREGVAVGVTSTTTKEGVTVGC; encoded by the exons ATGTCAGACAGTGTGTTGAAAGATCTGAATCTAGCTCAATCAGCAGAGCTGGAGAAACCCAAGGACAGCTCGGCGAAGTCTTGCATCACCAAGCCTGTCTTGAATGAAAATGCTCCACCTGCATGCCCTGATGCTGTGACTAATGGGTGTGAAGCTGGAAATGCTGATGTTGAGTATATTGATTCTGAGAATCTGACAGATCTCCCAGATGCTGGCGCAACCCTTGGT ACTTTAGTTGCAAGGTTGGATTCAAAAGACTGGGTTATGACTTGTGAAGCTCTTAATAATGTACGTCAGTTGGCAATATATCACAAGGATAGATTGCAGGAACTTCT GGAACCTCTAGTTCCTCTTATTGTGAAATCTGTCAAGAATCCAAGGAGCGCTGTCTGTAAAACTGCACTCATGACCTGTGCTGATATTTTCAAGGCATATGGTGACCTAATGGTTGACTCAATTGATCCACTG TTAGTGCAGCTATTTCTAAAATCGTCACAAGATAAGCGTTTTGTCTGTGAAGCTGCTGAGGCAGCTCTGATATCGATGACAAGCTGGATTGCTCCTTCTGCTTTGTTACCGAAAGTGCAGCCCTACCTTAAGAACAGGAATCCACGAATTCGAGCAAAAGCATCAATGTGTTTCAGCAAGAGCGTACCACACTTT GTTGTGGAGGGAATTAAAGAATATGGAATGGATAAGCTTGTTCAGATTGCAGCAACTCAGCTTAGTGACCAGCTTCCTGAATCAAGGGAGGCTGCTCGCAAGCTTGCCTTGGAGCTACAAGCGTTCTATGAGAAGTCACAAGCGTCGAGttctggtgaagttgatgatgacaCACCTGCCACCTCACCTGATGCTGAATCATGGGAAGCATTCTGCCAATCAAAACTTTCCGCATTGAGTGCACAAGCAATCCTTCGTGTCACCTCTACAACGAGAGAGGGTGTAGCTGTGGGTGTCACCTCTACCACTACGAAAGAAGGTGTAACTGTTGGTTGCTAG
- the LOC102702872 gene encoding auxin-responsive protein SAUR50-like, producing MKERGVRMNKQGLIMKTLDRCLSKHRGGGGRPEPPPEGSFAVYVGGGGGGGRERFVVRTECVNHPLFRALLEEAEEEYGYVADGPLELPCDAGEFVAVLERIEREMAEERTVKCGGLVVRLHPAAHLMLAAAPARPPPMIAG from the coding sequence ATGAAGGAGAGGGGTGTGAGGATGAATAAGCAGGGATTGATCATGAAGACCCTGGACAGGTGCCTGTCCAAGCacaggggtggcggcggccggccggagccgccgccggaggggagcttcgcgGTGtacgtcggtggcggcggcggcggcgggagggagaggtTCGTGGTGAGGACGGAGTGCGTGAACCACCCGCTGTTCAGGGCGCTGctggaggaggccgaggaggagtaCGGGTACGTGGCGGACGGCCCGCTGGAGCTCCCCTgcgacgccggcgagttcGTCGCCGTGCTGGAGAGGATCGAGCGGGAGATGGCGGAGGAGAGGACGGTCAAGTGCGGCGGCCTGGTGGTCAGGCTCCACCCGGCGGCGCACCTCATGctggcggcggctccggcgaggccgccgccaaTGATTGCCGGCTGA